CCGAGAAAGATGTGGGAAGGTTGTTTGCAGAATATCCATatgacaaccacgctctcaccaagcgcTAAGAaacatggttctcagaacgttatgtgctagctgggtatttAAATTATCAGTCATTCATTTCTGGAAGGTAACACAAAAAACTTGTCTGTCAAACATTGACCTCAGAAGTTCATACTCTCACATTTTACGAGGCATTTGGCTTTGAAAGGAAAGGATCTTATCTGTCTAAACCTGGCCTTTCGGCTTATTTCATGTTTTACAGCTGTCCAAGAAATATGGCTCGGTGTTCACAGTTCACGTTGGACCCAGAAAAGTGGTCGTTCTTACAGGATACAAGACAGTCAAGCAAGCACTGGTCAACCATGCAGAGGAGTTTGGGGACAGGGGCATCAATCATATGTTTAATGAAATAAACAAAGGACACGGTAATGTCAGATAACTTAACTGATTCTCAGGCCTACTACATTGCAAACCTTGACAATGGACAGTTAAGTAGGCATGCTTGgtgccagtggtggaaaaagtacccaactgtcatacttgagtaaaagtaacgataccttaatagaaaatgtcacccagtaaaattctacctgagtaaaagtctaaaagtatttggtttaaaataaaatatacttaagtatcaaaagtaaatgtaattgctaaaatgtacttaagtatcaaaagtaaaagtaaaagtatgcacacatgactgtaagtcactttggataaaagctttggataaaagcgtctgctaaatggcatattattatattattatttcaaattccttatattaagcaaaccagacaccaccattttcttgtttttaaaatttacggatagcctggggcacactcagacatcatttacaaacaaagcatgtgtgtttagtgagtccgccagatcagaggcagtaggtgtcacgccctggctctggggactcttaaatgttgagccagagtgtgaatttgctatgtttagtttttctatgtttttgttctagatcgtttgatctatgttggccagggtggttcccaatcagagacagctgtagctcgttgtctctgattggggaccatacttaggcagcctgttttgcactagtctttgtggaATTTtattgatccgtaaaggtttgttgtgttataacctcaggaTTTCACGTATCGTGTTTTTGTCGTTAAGTacgttaaataaaagtatgtacgcttatcacgctgcgccttggtccgtgtcttcagtcgacgatcgtgacagtagggGTGACCAGGGATGTTCGGTTGATAAGTGGGTGAATTTGACTATTTTCCTGTCCTAAtatgcattcaaaatgtaacgagtacctttgggtgtcaaggaaaatgtatggggtaaaaagtataatattttcttaaggaatgtagtgaagtaaaagtaagtcgtcaaaaatataaatagtaaagtaaagtacagataccccaaaatactacttaagtagtactttaaagtatttttacttaagtactttacaccactgcttggTGCCATACTGTAAAAACCAACAACAATATACACAATGCTCTTCTGTGTTCTAACAACCCCAAATATCTGATataaaatatgaagaaaaaatCTGATTTTGTATGAAACCTGCTACTTCCATTAATGTGTTCTTCTTAAAATAGATTTGTATTCCTTTAAGAATGTCACTCAACTACTACATCAGAACAATTTTGTTCTACTGTACTTTTTTATAGGTATTGTATTTGCCAATGGAGATTCATGGAAAGAGATGAGACGCTTTGCCCTGACAAACCTTAGGGACTTTGGAATGGGCAAGAAAGCGAGCGAGGAGAAGATCATTGAAGAAATTCGCTACCTGACTGAAGTGTTTGAAGAGCACAAGGGTAAAAGTTTGATGTTCTTATATCAATAACACAAGAAAAATAAGTCTTCATCTTGTCTCAGTTTTTCTCATTTCAAGTCTGTTGTTGCTCTTTGTCACAGGTAAAGCATTTGATACAACCCAGCCAATTAATTATGCCGTCTCCAACATCATCTGCAGCATTGTGTACGGCAGCAGGTTTGAATACTCTGATCCCCGGTTCCGACGCTCGGTGGATCAAGCCAATGAGGCCATCCAACTTGGAGGATCTGTTTCAATACAGGTACGATACGGTGCTTATCATGTTTACTTTGAGAACAATGACAGACTGGTCACACTAGACTCAATTAGTCCAAGTATAATATATACAGAGTTCATTCTTGCGTTGCTTTTTATTTAAAGTTGTACAACATGTTCCCATGGTTGGGCCCATTGCTGAAGTCCAGGACCCGTATCATTAAAAATGTTACCAACAACCAAGAGGAGATGATGGAGCTGGTGAGGGGGCTGAAGGAGACTCTCAACCCTCAGATGTGTAGAGGCTTTGTGGACTCGTTCCTTGTCCGAAAGCAGACCCTGGAGGTATAAAGAGTTATTACAGTTATAAACATGTCATTTCTTGGAGTGAATAACTAGGGGGTCCGGGGAGATGATTTAGAAATACCTGTTCTTGTTTACTGAAACATGACCTGTGTTTGTTGTTTATGTATTAAAAGGAATCAGGCAACATGAACTCTCATTACCACAATGAGAATCTCATACAGACAGTGGCCAACCTGTTTGCTGCTGGTACCGACACCACCGGGACAACCCTGCGCTGGGGTCTGCTGCTCATGGCCAAGTACCCCCATATACAGGGTAAGGATTGATACTCACACACTCACCTGACAAACACGTtgtacagtgaattcggaaagtattcagaccctttcttttttgttaagttacagccttattctaaaatagattaaaacagtttttttccctcatcaatctacacacaatatccccaaatgacaaagcaaaaccaggtttttggaaatgtttgcaaatgtattaataataaaaaaaacaaatatcaCAGACCCTATACTccatactttgttgaagcacctttggcagcggtaacagccttgagtcttcttgggtatgacgctacaaactttgtacacctgtatttggggagtttctcccgttcttctctggagatcctctcaagctctgtgaggttggatggggaccatcactgtacagctattttcaggtttcttcagagatgttagatcgggttcaagtccgggttctggctgggcaacacgttggaaggtgaacctatgccccagtctgaggtcttgagcgctctggagcagattttcatcaaggatctctctgtactttgctccgttcatctttacctcgatcctgactagtctcccagtccctgccgctgaaaaacatccccacagcatggtgctgccaccaccatgctacaccgtagggatggtattggccaggtgatgagctgttttcctccagacgtggcgcttggcattcagaccaaaggtttcttggtttcatcagaacagagagtcttgtttttcatggtctgagagtcctttaggtgccttttggcaaactccaagtgggctgtcatgtgcgttttactgaggattggcttctgtctggccactctaccataaaggccttgttggaggagtgctgcagagatgattgtccttctggaaggttatcccatctccacagaggaactctggagctctgtcagagtgaccatcaggttattgGGCACCTCCCTAaacaaggaccttctcccccgattgttcagtttggccgggcggccagctctaggaagagtcttggtggttccaaacttcttccatttaacctcatggcttggtttttgctgtgacatgcactgtcaactgtgggacattatatacacaggtgtgtgcctttccaaatcatgtccaatcaattgaattcaccacaggtggactccaatcaagttgtagaaacatctcaaggatgatcaatggaaacacgatgcacctgagctcaattttgaggctcattgcaaagggtctgaatacttatgtaaataaggttttacTTGCTGTAAATGTTGGCAAATTTCCCACTCGAATCACAGGTCTTTGAATTGAATTAACAGATACATGCTTGTCCCTCCCTCTGGATAAAGATCATTCAGATTTTATAGTGTCTTTGTCCCTCCCTCAGGATAAAGATCATTCAGATTTTATAGTATCTttgtccctccctctttctttgtTTTCCAGACCGGGTCCAAGAGGAGATAAGCAGGGTCATAGGAAGTCGTCAGGCCTTGGTAGAGGACAGGAAGAACCTGCCCTACACTGATGCAGTGATCCATGAGACCCAGAGACTGGCCAACATTGCACCCATGGCCATCCCTCACACCACCAGCCGAGACATCACCTTCCAGGGATACTTCATCAAAAAGGGGACTGATGTGTTTCCTCTGCTGACGTCTGTCCTGCGAGATGAGAGCGAATGGGAGAGCCCTCACACCTTTAACCCCGCCCACTTTCTGGACGAGGAAGGTCGATTCGTCAAGAAGGATGCCTTCATGCCCTTCTCTGCAGGTGAGTCCCACTGTTTTTTAATACTATCATTCAGCAATTAACTACATCTGATATCCTTCTATGGTGCTCAGTTAACTACATCTGATATCCTTCTATGGTGCTCAATTAACTAAATCTGATATCCTTATATGGTGCTCAATTAACTAAATCTGATATCTTTCTATGGTGCTCAATTAACTAAATCTGATATCCTTCTATGGTGCTCAAATAACTAAATCTGATATCCTTCTATGGTGCTCAATTAACTAAATCTTATATCCTTCTATGGTGCTCAACTAACTAAATCTGATATCCTTCTATGGTGCTCAATTAACCAAACCTGATGTCCTTCTATGGTGCTCAATTAACTAATTCTGATATCCTTCTATGGTGCTCAACTAACTAAATCTGATATCCTCATTGCTTTGACTCAAATAGAGTTGAGGGGATGGAAATGATTTTgtaccaacgtggaatagacattaaattgacgtctgtgcccagtgggaatatTGATATTTGTCAACTATAGGAACCTATAGTTATCTATGTTATTATATAGTTACAGATCTATTGTCCTCATGTTGCTTCCTCATATTCCTCTTCCAGGTCGTAGGGTTTGTCTAGGAGAGGGTCTGGCCAGGATGGAGCTCTTCCTTTTCTTCACCTCCCTCCTGCAGAGATtttgtttctctcctcctcccgggGTAACAGAGGATGATCTGGACCTCACACCATCCCTGGGGTTCACCCTCACTCCTTCACCACACCAGTTGTGTGCTGTGAGCCGGGTCTGAGATGAGAGTCTGGTCCCAATGTATATTACACACGGCTTTAGACCAACATAAAAAGGTTATTGTTATTGCAGATTAATACAGTGTATTTTGAATAATATATGTGAATGAGCTGTAAGTCCctatggataaaagcgtctgctaaatggcatatattatctCCATCAAGTTGTAAATATTAAGGTAAATATTTAtgttgtttgatttcaaatcaaatcaaattttatttgtcacatgcaccgactacaataggtgtagaccttaccgtgaaacgtttacttacaagcccttaaccaacaatgcagttttaagaaaatagagttaagaaaatattttctaaactaaagttaaaaattaaaaatgtaaataagtaacacaataaaataacaataatgaggctttCTAGAGAGGTACCTGTACCGAATCAATGTGcgtgggtacaggttagttgaggtaacttgtacatgtaggtaggggtaaagtgactatgcatagataataatagCGAGTAGCAGcggtgtaaaaacaaagggagggtcaatgtaaatagtccgggtggccatttgattaattgttcagcagtcttatagctatagcttggggatagaagctgtt
This portion of the Coregonus clupeaformis isolate EN_2021a chromosome 24, ASM2061545v1, whole genome shotgun sequence genome encodes:
- the LOC121537821 gene encoding cytochrome P450 2K1-like is translated as MSLMEGLLLQAPSTVTLVGAVLFLLVLYLLSSGSSSEEHGKEPPGPRPLPLIGNLLQLDLKRPYQTLCELSKKYGSVFTVHVGPRKVVVLTGYKTVKQALVNHAEEFGDRGINHMFNEINKGHGIVFANGDSWKEMRRFALTNLRDFGMGKKASEEKIIEEIRYLTEVFEEHKGKAFDTTQPINYAVSNIICSIVYGSRFEYSDPRFRRSVDQANEAIQLGGSVSIQLYNMFPWLGPLLKSRTRIIKNVTNNQEEMMELVRGLKETLNPQMCRGFVDSFLVRKQTLEESGNMNSHYHNENLIQTVANLFAAGTDTTGTTLRWGLLLMAKYPHIQDRVQEEISRVIGSRQALVEDRKNLPYTDAVIHETQRLANIAPMAIPHTTSRDITFQGYFIKKGTDVFPLLTSVLRDESEWESPHTFNPAHFLDEEGRFVKKDAFMPFSAGRRVCLGEGLARMELFLFFTSLLQRFCFSPPPGVTEDDLDLTPSLGFTLTPSPHQLCAVSRV